The following proteins come from a genomic window of Bactrocera tryoni isolate S06 chromosome 1, CSIRO_BtryS06_freeze2, whole genome shotgun sequence:
- the LOC120781482 gene encoding ER membrane protein complex subunit 6 → MSGRLATKTGEIVAYSEAAIRGNISAVEYCRTSMAALSGCAAGILGLNGLLGFLFYFLSVFVLWLLVLAKSGTQWRKFFINRQSLLTNNFMGGLCTYVLFWTFLYGMVHVY, encoded by the exons ATGAGTGGCAGATTAGCAACAAAAACTGGCGAGATTGTCGCTTATAGTGAGGCTGCCATCCGCGGTAATATTTCTGCTGTAGAATATTGCCGTACTTCCATGGCTGCACTATCCGGTTGTGCTGCAG GTATTTTGGGACTGAATGGACTGCTtggatttttgttttacttcttATCAGTATTCGTTTTGTGGCTGTTGGTTTTGGCAAAATCTGGCACACAGTGGCGCAAATTTTTCATCAATCGCCAAAGTTTGCTCACCAACAACTTCATGGGCGGCTTATGTACATACGTGCTTTTTTGGACATTCCTCTACGGCATGGTTCATGTTTATTAA
- the LOC120766535 gene encoding beta-1,4-galactosyltransferase 7, producing the protein MKKKDTMLSIGTINWLFVCGLAFCLGGVVVLSFMPLGSDCICPLSRGQKKTSSALYNVHSELDGTELKAEHKLAVLVPFRDRFEELLQFVPHMTKFLKRQGIVHKIFLLNQVDRYRFNRASLINVGFRFTSEVYDYIAMHDVDLLPINDALFYKYPSAAGPHHIAAPELHPKYHYETFVGGILLVRCEHFKQVNGMSNKYWGWGLEDDEFYVRIRDAGLRVTRPENINTGVNDTFSHIHNRYHRKRDTQKCFNQKEVTRKRDRQTGLNTLNYKILKVHDMSIDGISITVLNILLECDIKETPWCDCSGNAAAASAVST; encoded by the exons ATGAAAAAGAAAGATACAATGCTATCAATAGGAACTATCAACTGGCTATTTGTGTGCGGACTGGCATTTTGTTTAGGAGGAGTAGTTGTGTTGAGTTTCATGCCTTTGGGTTCAG ATTGCATATGTCCACTTAGCCGCGGTCAAAAGAAGACAAGCTCCGCATTGTACAATGTGCATTCTGAGTTAGATGGCACCGAGCTGAAAGCGGAGCACAAGTTAGCTGTGTTAGTGCCATTTCGTGATCGATTCGAAGAATTGCTACAATTTGTGCCACACATGACAAAGTTCCTTAAACGTCAAGGAATAgttcacaaaatatttctgcTGAATCAAGTAGACCGGTATCGCTTTAACCGTGCTTCACTTATAAATGTTGGTTTTCGTTTCACAAGTGAAGTGTATGACTATATTGCAATGCACGATGTGGACTTATTGCCGATCAACGACGCcttgttttataaatatccCAGCGCAGCTGGTCCACATCATATAGCAGCACCTGAATTACATCCCAAGTATCACTACGAAACATTTGTTGGTGGTATTTTGTTGGTGCGTTGTGAACACTTTAAACAAGTAAATGGGATGTCGAATAAATACTGGGGTTGGGGTTTGGAAGATGACGAATTCTATGTGCGTATTAGAGACGCTGGTCTAAGAGTTACGCGACCAGAGAATATCAATACTGGAGTCAACGATACATTCag TCATATACATAATCGTTATCACCGCAAACGCGATACACAAAAGTGTTTTAATCAAAAAGAAGTTACACGTAAACGTGATCGACAAACAGGTCTGAATACATTAAACTACAAAATACTGAAAGTCCATGATATGTCTATAGATGGTATCTCGATAACTGTTTTGAATATTCTGCTCGAATGTGACATTAAAGAAACGCCGTGGTGTGATTGTTCCGGTAATGCCGCAGCCGCTTCCGCGGTGTCCACATGA